In the genome of Blastopirellula marina, one region contains:
- a CDS encoding DUF1592 domain-containing protein: MQRLLKCARDSRYVLFSLVLLNMFVLSESSACLADELSPEMSRWGERYAKDILPIIQSRCIECHSGKDSDGEFDLSRFTSGDSAAKAGDVWDRVARRIRQNEMPPEGSPGLNDPQKGAFNGWLDSRPNQDLCNQLASDETQAWYRGHVMSRRLTRTEYRNAVKDLVGLELKSHELPPSDGAGGEGFDTVGDALFTSPIHLEAYLASADRIIETALPNTQDGAPSDVIAAREAILSEAFLTPIPKSDAERREAAKQCIQRFARRAWRRPVSEEEVERLLAIYDASLARSGTPLTALREPLKAVLVSPHFLFVVESEPDGGGVQRITEYQLATRLSLLIWSSIPDDRLLQLADEGKLFEESVLRQEVRRMLSDPKAEALGENFGLQWLGLREFGNGTRPDAEIFPEFSDALAADMREEAILTVANVFREDQPLTRLVDAQYIYANGRLAAYYGLAIEESADWQRVELPNRQRGGVMTMASVLTSASYPRRTSPVLRGRWILEEVLGSRVPPPPPNVPALEESHEEGKNLTLRERLEVHRQKAECASCHNRMDPLGFGLENFDGIGRWRESDNGQPIDSAGKLPSGDQFSGPEELKTVILKRSGEFQKHFVRKLIGFAYGRELSKFDNCVVDHCLKKLKENDLKAAVLIEEIALSYPFQHRYFKSDK, encoded by the coding sequence ATGCAACGACTCTTAAAGTGCGCTCGCGATTCGCGATACGTTCTATTCAGCCTGGTGCTGTTGAATATGTTCGTATTGTCGGAAAGCTCTGCTTGTCTGGCAGACGAGCTTTCCCCAGAAATGTCACGATGGGGTGAACGCTACGCAAAGGATATTTTGCCGATCATCCAGTCGCGATGCATCGAGTGCCACAGCGGTAAAGATTCCGACGGGGAATTTGACCTGAGTCGGTTCACTAGTGGTGACAGTGCTGCCAAGGCTGGCGACGTGTGGGATCGTGTTGCCCGTCGGATTCGCCAGAATGAAATGCCGCCGGAGGGAAGCCCCGGGCTGAACGATCCACAGAAGGGTGCTTTCAACGGGTGGCTCGACTCGCGTCCCAATCAGGATCTCTGCAACCAGCTGGCATCCGATGAAACCCAGGCCTGGTATCGCGGTCACGTGATGAGCCGACGTTTGACACGAACCGAATATCGCAACGCAGTTAAGGACTTGGTAGGACTCGAATTGAAATCGCACGAACTGCCACCTTCCGATGGGGCTGGTGGCGAGGGATTTGATACCGTCGGTGATGCGTTGTTCACGTCTCCGATTCATTTGGAAGCATATTTGGCATCTGCCGATCGAATCATCGAAACGGCATTGCCCAATACCCAAGATGGAGCTCCTTCGGATGTGATCGCGGCAAGAGAGGCAATCCTATCCGAGGCCTTTCTGACGCCTATTCCGAAAAGTGATGCCGAACGACGCGAAGCGGCTAAGCAGTGCATCCAGCGATTTGCGCGGCGAGCATGGCGACGACCGGTATCGGAAGAAGAGGTTGAGCGATTGCTGGCTATCTATGATGCTAGTCTTGCGAGAAGTGGCACCCCATTGACTGCTCTCCGAGAACCACTGAAAGCCGTACTTGTGTCGCCTCACTTTTTGTTCGTTGTTGAGTCGGAACCGGATGGCGGTGGTGTTCAGAGAATTACTGAGTATCAATTGGCAACACGCCTATCCCTGTTGATCTGGTCGTCAATTCCTGACGATCGGCTGCTTCAACTGGCTGACGAGGGAAAGCTCTTTGAGGAGAGCGTGCTGAGACAGGAAGTCCGCCGAATGCTATCCGATCCGAAGGCTGAGGCCCTGGGTGAAAATTTCGGTTTACAGTGGCTGGGGCTTCGCGAATTCGGCAACGGAACACGCCCTGATGCCGAAATCTTTCCGGAATTCAGCGACGCGTTGGCAGCCGATATGCGAGAAGAGGCTATTCTGACAGTCGCCAATGTATTCCGAGAAGATCAGCCGCTGACGAGACTAGTCGACGCGCAGTACATTTATGCCAATGGACGTCTGGCTGCGTACTACGGCTTGGCGATCGAAGAGAGTGCCGATTGGCAGCGAGTCGAGTTGCCTAATCGGCAACGGGGCGGCGTGATGACGATGGCCAGTGTCTTGACGTCTGCGTCTTACCCTCGCCGGACGAGCCCTGTGCTACGAGGAAGATGGATTCTGGAAGAAGTGCTGGGATCTCGTGTACCTCCACCTCCCCCCAATGTACCCGCTTTAGAAGAGTCGCATGAAGAAGGTAAGAACCTGACGCTGCGAGAGCGGCTTGAGGTGCATCGGCAGAAAGCGGAGTGCGCAAGCTGCCATAACCGGATGGACCCACTGGGGTTCGGTTTAGAGAACTTCGATGGCATTGGTCGGTGGCGGGAGAGCGACAACGGGCAGCCGATTGATTCGGCTGGCAAGCTACCTTCGGGAGACCAATTCAGCGGCCCGGAAGAACTGAAGACGGTGATCCTCAAGCGCAGTGGTGAATTTCAGAAACATTTCGTACGCAAGCTAATTGGATTTGCCTATGGTCGGGAACTCAGCAAGTTCGATAACTGTGTCGTTGATCATTGCTTGAAGAAGCTGAAGGAAAACGATCTGAAGGCAGCGGTACTAATCGAAGAGATCGCCCTGTCCTATCCGTTTCAGCATCGCTATTTCAAGTCGGACAAGTAA
- a CDS encoding DUF1552 domain-containing protein produces the protein MRKQIQSAKALSRRRFLQGCGVALNLPWMSSLSPRIASADEGGGPPVRSAFLYFPNGVWEKDWIPKESGDKYELTPSLKPLADIRSDVLVLTGLDKKHSHGGDGHYAKTANFLTGMPVTKTTGKDISSGGISVDQLMAQHTGKFTPLPSLELGTEPVISGIDSNVGYTRLYGSHISWQSPTRPVAKEINPRLVYERLFGKTLTPDSAKAESYQNLLDYVLEDARRLRPKLGRDDQFKMDEYLDSVRAVEKRIEFATKGGSGDSQPDVDDHVLAAARPGVPGDFREHIAIMLDLIVLAFQTDSTRVASLMFANDVSGRNFSFLDGVKGGHHELSHHENKKEKIEQYQLINRWHVEQFAQMLTKLRSIKEGDGTLLDNCMILFGSSMSDGNRHDPDNLPILLGGRGGRTLNSGRHLPAEGQVPLCNLYHAMLDRMGVEVEAFGDSTGPLKDLA, from the coding sequence ATGAGAAAACAAATCCAATCAGCCAAGGCCCTCTCGCGTCGTCGTTTCCTCCAAGGATGTGGGGTCGCGCTTAATTTGCCGTGGATGTCGTCGCTTTCTCCGAGAATTGCCAGCGCAGATGAGGGCGGTGGTCCACCGGTTCGTTCTGCATTCCTGTACTTCCCCAACGGTGTCTGGGAAAAGGACTGGATTCCAAAAGAATCTGGCGATAAGTACGAACTTACCCCATCGCTGAAGCCTTTGGCGGACATACGTAGCGATGTTCTCGTGCTGACAGGGCTTGATAAGAAGCACAGCCACGGCGGAGATGGTCACTACGCCAAGACGGCAAACTTCTTAACCGGTATGCCAGTTACTAAGACGACCGGAAAGGACATCAGCAGCGGGGGAATCTCGGTCGACCAATTGATGGCTCAGCATACCGGGAAATTCACGCCGCTGCCGTCGCTGGAACTGGGTACGGAACCGGTGATCAGCGGAATCGACAGCAACGTAGGCTATACAAGACTGTACGGCTCGCATATCTCGTGGCAGTCTCCTACCCGCCCGGTGGCCAAGGAAATCAATCCGCGACTAGTCTACGAACGCCTGTTCGGAAAGACATTGACTCCCGATTCCGCCAAGGCTGAGTCGTACCAAAACTTGCTCGATTATGTGCTCGAAGATGCTCGGCGACTCAGGCCGAAGCTAGGTCGGGACGATCAATTCAAGATGGACGAATACCTCGATTCAGTTCGGGCTGTCGAGAAGCGAATCGAGTTCGCCACCAAGGGAGGAAGTGGCGACTCGCAGCCTGATGTCGACGACCACGTACTGGCCGCGGCCCGACCAGGGGTGCCCGGTGACTTTCGCGAGCACATTGCAATTATGCTGGACTTGATTGTGTTGGCGTTTCAAACCGATTCGACACGAGTGGCATCGTTGATGTTTGCCAATGATGTCTCCGGGCGAAATTTCTCATTCCTTGATGGTGTGAAAGGCGGGCACCACGAGCTCTCGCACCACGAGAACAAAAAAGAAAAGATCGAACAATATCAGCTAATCAATCGTTGGCACGTCGAGCAGTTTGCACAGATGTTGACGAAACTGCGAAGCATCAAGGAAGGTGACGGAACGCTGCTGGACAACTGCATGATTCTGTTTGGTTCCAGCATGTCGGACGGAAATCGCCACGATCCTGACAACCTCCCGATTCTCTTGGGAGGTCGCGGGGGACGAACTTTGAACTCCGGACGTCATCTTCCGGCAGAAGGCCAGGTTCCACTCTGCAACCTTTACCATGCGATGCTTGATCGCATGGGAGTTGAAGTGGAAGCGTTCGGAGATAGCACGGGACCTTTGAAAGATCTCGCCTAG
- a CDS encoding PVC-type heme-binding CxxCH protein: MIPRYIHSVLKALGTSSAIAFLSIACLAEEPDYKDQLLPVPALETSDALKAFQVADGFRIELAAAEPNVVDPVAMAFDADSRLFVIEMRGYSEDDGDVLGRVRLLEDVDDDGTYEQSTVFAEGFSWPTAICCTQGGVLVGAAPNIFWLKDNDGDGKADEQRVLFTGFNKSNVQGLLNTLKWGIDNRIHGVTSSSGGSVRKVVEGQPTGKPIPLRGRDFSIDPLTMDMIAISGGGQHGMSMNSWGEKFSCSNSDHLQQIVFEDRYLARNPYLSVSSVRRSIAQDGPQAEVYRTSPVEAWRVIRTKLRAAKIVPGIVEGGGRPAGYFTGATGVTIFRGDAWPARYQGLAIIGDVGSNLIHRKQLIEQGVAYQGIRIDEGEEFVTSSDIWFRPVQYANAPDGSLYVADMYREVIEHPKSLPPMIKKHLDLTSGRDRGRIYRIAASDYQRRPTPRLSQMSTAELVPLLTHTNSWHRETAARLIYERQDISIVPLLETSVTNASLAEGRVISLSALAGLDHLSPQVLLSAMRDEHPRVRQHAVRLSESLLKDSPELRNEVIRLADDSDVHVRFQLALSAGYLPEEDKVNVLRQLALSDGEDYDFLAAIQSSLTTGAGSLFATLATHENAPRQLLSSLAGQIGKQQLPEDIDIVARLLSAKSSDQPEICEFTIIHLGMLPGSALAQQLAKTTKGKSEIVINNMVAQAKRTLADGDAPIAARIQSLNVIRFDRFDPGVFGELLEPSQPLALQEAALKAMQQFNDPQVAELVIDYWPSMAPGMRTKAAQLLGSRANWVGMLLDAIQEKTIQPSEINISQLAELKPILSAERGQQIDGLLNRNARSDRAEIINAYRLALTLEGDKDRGHLVFTKQCTACHQLNGEGHPLGPNLAAMKNRGAEAILVNILNPNAEVNPQYMNYICLTSDGRTISGVITNETATSITLVQADNKSETILRIDIHQLRSTGVSLMPEGLEKVINPQAMSDLLKYITQSE; encoded by the coding sequence ATGATACCACGTTATATCCATTCCGTCCTGAAAGCTCTGGGGACTAGCAGTGCGATCGCATTTCTATCCATTGCATGTCTCGCCGAAGAACCTGATTACAAAGATCAGTTGCTGCCAGTCCCGGCACTGGAAACATCGGATGCCCTGAAAGCATTTCAGGTTGCCGATGGGTTTCGTATCGAGTTGGCAGCAGCCGAGCCGAACGTTGTTGACCCGGTTGCCATGGCATTCGATGCGGATAGCCGTCTGTTTGTCATTGAGATGCGTGGCTACTCCGAAGACGATGGCGATGTCCTTGGACGCGTACGACTTCTTGAGGACGTTGACGACGATGGCACTTACGAACAGAGCACCGTTTTCGCTGAAGGTTTTTCCTGGCCAACTGCGATTTGCTGCACACAAGGCGGCGTTCTCGTGGGTGCCGCCCCCAACATCTTTTGGTTGAAGGATAACGATGGAGATGGCAAGGCAGACGAGCAACGTGTCCTCTTCACAGGCTTCAATAAATCGAACGTACAAGGCCTGCTAAACACGCTAAAGTGGGGAATCGACAACCGTATTCACGGCGTCACAAGCTCAAGCGGTGGAAGTGTGCGGAAGGTCGTTGAAGGGCAACCAACAGGCAAGCCAATTCCCCTGCGAGGCCGTGATTTTTCCATTGATCCACTCACGATGGATATGATCGCCATTAGTGGCGGTGGCCAGCATGGCATGAGCATGAACAGTTGGGGCGAGAAGTTTTCATGTAGCAACAGCGATCACTTGCAGCAGATTGTCTTCGAGGATCGTTATCTGGCACGCAATCCTTATCTGAGTGTCTCCTCTGTACGCCGCAGTATCGCCCAAGATGGCCCCCAAGCTGAAGTCTATCGAACGAGCCCTGTCGAGGCGTGGCGCGTCATTCGTACGAAGCTGCGTGCCGCCAAGATTGTTCCCGGAATTGTCGAAGGGGGAGGACGGCCGGCGGGTTACTTCACAGGTGCTACCGGAGTCACCATCTTTCGCGGGGATGCGTGGCCCGCGCGATATCAGGGCTTAGCTATCATTGGCGATGTCGGCAGCAACTTGATTCACCGCAAACAACTCATTGAACAAGGCGTTGCCTACCAGGGCATTCGAATTGACGAAGGGGAAGAGTTCGTAACTTCAAGCGATATCTGGTTTCGTCCCGTTCAGTACGCCAATGCCCCGGATGGCTCCCTCTATGTGGCGGACATGTATCGAGAGGTGATTGAGCATCCCAAGTCCCTGCCTCCCATGATCAAGAAGCATCTTGACTTGACCAGTGGACGGGATCGAGGGCGCATCTACCGTATTGCTGCCAGTGACTACCAACGACGACCAACACCTCGCTTGTCCCAGATGTCAACGGCTGAGTTGGTCCCCTTGCTGACTCATACCAATTCGTGGCATCGAGAGACCGCAGCACGTCTAATCTACGAACGACAAGACATCTCCATCGTGCCACTCCTGGAAACCAGCGTCACCAATGCATCCCTGGCAGAAGGGCGAGTGATCTCTCTCTCAGCATTAGCTGGTTTAGATCACTTATCACCCCAGGTTCTGCTTTCTGCCATGCGCGACGAACACCCACGTGTGCGACAGCATGCCGTTCGCCTATCTGAATCGCTGCTCAAAGACTCACCCGAACTTCGAAATGAGGTTATCCGTCTCGCGGATGATTCAGATGTGCATGTTAGGTTTCAATTGGCCCTCTCAGCCGGCTACCTTCCGGAAGAAGATAAGGTCAATGTTCTCAGACAACTAGCCCTTTCCGACGGAGAGGATTACGACTTTCTTGCCGCGATTCAAAGTTCACTTACGACCGGTGCAGGCTCGTTGTTTGCCACTTTGGCAACGCACGAGAATGCCCCCCGGCAGTTGCTATCATCCCTTGCCGGCCAGATTGGCAAGCAACAACTCCCCGAAGACATTGACATAGTTGCCCGCCTTCTCTCCGCTAAGAGCAGCGATCAACCTGAAATTTGCGAATTTACGATCATTCATCTAGGCATGCTTCCAGGCAGCGCACTCGCTCAACAGCTCGCAAAAACCACCAAGGGTAAGTCCGAGATCGTCATCAACAACATGGTTGCCCAAGCAAAGCGAACACTTGCAGATGGTGATGCCCCCATCGCTGCTCGCATCCAATCGCTTAATGTAATTAGATTTGATCGCTTTGACCCTGGCGTCTTTGGCGAACTATTAGAACCGTCCCAGCCGCTGGCACTGCAGGAAGCGGCCCTCAAAGCAATGCAACAATTCAATGACCCACAAGTGGCAGAACTGGTCATTGACTATTGGCCGAGCATGGCTCCTGGCATGCGAACCAAAGCGGCTCAACTCCTCGGATCACGAGCAAACTGGGTTGGCATGCTTCTGGATGCGATCCAGGAAAAGACTATTCAACCCTCGGAAATCAATATATCACAGCTCGCCGAGCTAAAGCCGATCCTCTCAGCGGAGCGAGGCCAACAGATCGACGGGCTGCTCAATCGCAATGCACGTTCTGATAGAGCGGAGATCATCAATGCATATCGCTTAGCACTTACGCTCGAAGGCGACAAAGATCGAGGGCATCTTGTTTTCACTAAACAGTGCACGGCCTGCCATCAGCTAAATGGGGAAGGGCACCCCCTTGGACCGAACCTAGCCGCGATGAAAAACCGTGGGGCAGAGGCCATACTTGTGAACATTCTGAATCCGAATGCAGAAGTCAATCCGCAGTATATGAATTATATCTGCCTGACCAGCGACGGAAGAACGATATCGGGAGTCATCACCAATGAGACCGCCACAAGCATTACACTTGTTCAAGCAGACAATAAATCTGAAACAATTCTGCGGATCGATATTCATCAACTTCGCAGCACGGGCGTATCACTCATGCCAGAGGGGCTCGAAAAAGTAATCAACCCGCAGGCAATGTCCGACCTCCTCAAATACATCACTCAATCCGAGTGA
- a CDS encoding amidohydrolase family protein: protein MKRSFPLAILLPIILSLTAAAQTFPPTSRHEDGLHRHPLRVYALSGGQVIRSPGKDPEPVTIVIRDEKIVAIGAKVDIPVEAEVIDLGGKFVYPGLIDSYAEVSFDQANSRPPTSYWNENIRADFDVRSVLTSKELAAGDLRKQGFVARLIAPQDGIVKGRSAIYALGQDDLSQLVLRDQFALAGELTLGRRRSRGNYPNSPMGAVALARQAFYDAQWYRDAHRAAHADAMLPLPERNVTLDAMQPYVDGRLPVMIETSNDQFLLRADEFAREFGLDMIAIGSGREYRQLDAIAKTKRTIIVPIDFAKAPNVATPQAADDATLQALMHWDHAPENIARLLDRKVEVLLTTHRLESPSLFLKNLRIAVHRGLNEADALAAMTTVPAKRFGIDKQLGTIDEGKLASLVVTSKPLFDDKAEVVETWVNGHRYEHHDDLPHGLASDWKISIQDPPEKTDQVLLINVSGDKTLKGTIRPAETTPKFKDKIELKSIKFEDGQITAQFVADNFGIKGVATLSIVYQEDVETRYGSLRWPDGSVTPVTMVPSGMQAEDKEEPKETESKDTEKSGETKKEDEDKPKRLRMASFPVQYPLGAYGREKPVKQESLVAITGATIWTSGPLGKIDKGTILINNGKIEKIGKKISIPKEAVVVDATGKHITPGLIDCHSHIATDGGINESGQAITAEVRIADFVDADDITIYWQLAGGLTTANVLHGSANPIGGQNQVIKMRWGTNYENLKFREAPAGIKFALGENVKQSNWGDDFNTRYPQTRMGVEQVFRDEFREAQQYQKAHQDYAKNKHGLPPRRDLQFDAIVEILNGKRWVHCHSYRQDEILALIRVLDEYDITIGSLQHILEGYKVADAMKEHGATGSTFSDWWAYKVEVRDAIPFNGALMHNQGVVVSFNSDDWEMGRRMNQEAAKAVKYGNLSPEEALKFITINPAIQLRIEKYVGSIEPGKHADLAIWSGPPLSNFSVCEQTWIDGIKYFDRLEEQQRHQQMAEMKNTLVQKILDSRAPMMDEGESLEDGSQLWPRHDEFCHAHDEHEHGHEH from the coding sequence ATGAAACGTTCGTTCCCGCTTGCGATCCTCCTGCCAATTATTCTCTCGCTAACTGCTGCTGCTCAGACGTTCCCCCCAACGTCACGTCACGAAGATGGCTTGCATCGCCATCCGCTGCGAGTCTACGCACTTTCCGGTGGTCAAGTAATACGATCGCCAGGCAAAGACCCTGAGCCTGTGACGATTGTGATCCGTGACGAGAAAATCGTGGCGATTGGTGCCAAGGTTGATATTCCCGTGGAAGCAGAGGTCATCGACCTGGGTGGCAAGTTCGTTTACCCAGGCTTAATCGACAGTTACGCAGAAGTGTCGTTCGACCAAGCCAACAGTCGGCCGCCAACCAGTTACTGGAACGAAAACATCCGAGCGGACTTCGACGTTCGCAGCGTTCTTACAAGCAAGGAACTGGCGGCCGGTGATCTTCGTAAGCAAGGTTTTGTAGCCCGGCTGATTGCCCCACAAGATGGAATTGTCAAAGGGCGTTCGGCTATCTACGCATTGGGCCAAGATGATCTGTCGCAATTGGTGCTTCGCGATCAGTTTGCCCTGGCCGGGGAGCTGACACTAGGGAGACGACGAAGCCGAGGTAATTATCCGAACTCTCCGATGGGAGCCGTGGCCCTGGCTCGTCAGGCTTTCTATGACGCCCAGTGGTATCGCGATGCCCATCGAGCTGCTCATGCGGATGCCATGCTTCCGCTTCCAGAGCGGAACGTGACGCTGGACGCCATGCAGCCGTACGTCGATGGCAGGTTGCCTGTTATGATCGAGACGAGCAATGATCAGTTCCTTTTGCGGGCCGATGAGTTTGCCCGCGAGTTTGGCCTCGACATGATCGCCATCGGAAGCGGACGTGAGTATCGTCAACTGGACGCCATCGCCAAGACGAAGCGAACGATTATCGTTCCGATTGATTTTGCGAAGGCCCCTAATGTGGCGACGCCCCAAGCAGCGGATGATGCCACGTTACAAGCCCTCATGCACTGGGATCATGCACCGGAGAATATCGCGCGGCTACTTGATCGCAAGGTCGAAGTGTTGCTGACAACGCACCGGCTCGAGTCCCCTTCTCTGTTCTTGAAGAACCTTCGCATTGCCGTGCATCGCGGATTGAATGAAGCGGATGCCTTGGCGGCAATGACCACTGTGCCAGCCAAACGCTTCGGAATCGACAAGCAGCTTGGCACCATCGACGAGGGGAAACTGGCGAGCCTGGTAGTGACTTCCAAACCGCTATTTGATGACAAAGCGGAAGTTGTGGAAACGTGGGTCAATGGCCACCGGTACGAACATCATGATGATCTTCCACATGGTCTGGCAAGCGATTGGAAGATCTCGATTCAAGATCCCCCCGAGAAGACGGATCAGGTCCTGCTGATCAACGTGTCCGGAGACAAGACCCTGAAAGGGACCATTCGCCCAGCCGAAACGACTCCAAAGTTTAAGGACAAAATCGAACTCAAGTCGATCAAGTTCGAGGATGGTCAGATTACTGCACAGTTTGTTGCTGATAACTTTGGGATTAAGGGCGTTGCTACGCTCTCGATCGTCTACCAGGAAGACGTCGAAACACGATATGGCTCGCTCCGTTGGCCTGATGGATCGGTCACACCCGTAACGATGGTTCCTTCTGGTATGCAAGCGGAAGACAAAGAAGAGCCAAAGGAGACCGAAAGTAAGGATACCGAGAAGTCAGGGGAAACGAAGAAGGAAGATGAAGACAAGCCGAAACGGCTCCGCATGGCCAGTTTTCCAGTGCAATATCCGCTGGGGGCCTATGGGCGAGAGAAACCTGTTAAGCAGGAGTCGCTCGTAGCAATTACCGGAGCTACGATCTGGACGAGCGGCCCTCTGGGGAAAATCGACAAGGGCACGATCCTGATCAACAATGGCAAGATCGAGAAGATTGGGAAGAAGATCTCCATTCCCAAAGAAGCAGTCGTCGTGGATGCCACCGGCAAACATATTACCCCGGGGCTGATCGACTGCCATTCGCATATCGCGACCGATGGCGGGATCAACGAAAGCGGCCAAGCGATCACAGCGGAAGTTCGTATCGCGGACTTCGTCGACGCGGACGACATTACGATTTACTGGCAACTCGCCGGCGGACTAACGACCGCCAATGTGCTACATGGTTCGGCTAACCCGATCGGTGGGCAGAACCAGGTCATCAAGATGCGTTGGGGAACCAACTACGAAAATCTGAAGTTTCGGGAAGCTCCGGCCGGTATCAAGTTCGCCTTGGGCGAGAACGTAAAGCAGAGCAACTGGGGAGATGACTTCAATACGCGTTATCCCCAGACTCGAATGGGTGTCGAACAGGTGTTCCGTGACGAGTTTCGCGAGGCCCAGCAGTATCAAAAGGCTCATCAGGACTACGCTAAGAACAAACACGGTCTACCGCCACGTCGCGATCTTCAATTCGATGCGATCGTCGAGATTCTTAACGGAAAACGCTGGGTCCATTGTCATAGCTATCGGCAAGACGAGATCCTGGCTCTGATCCGGGTATTAGATGAGTACGATATCACGATTGGTTCGCTCCAGCATATCCTCGAGGGGTATAAGGTTGCCGATGCCATGAAGGAGCACGGTGCGACCGGATCAACATTCTCGGATTGGTGGGCTTACAAGGTCGAAGTGCGGGATGCGATTCCATTCAACGGAGCACTCATGCACAACCAAGGCGTCGTGGTTTCATTCAACTCTGACGACTGGGAAATGGGGCGACGTATGAATCAAGAGGCCGCCAAGGCAGTGAAGTATGGCAATCTGTCGCCGGAAGAGGCACTCAAATTCATTACGATTAACCCAGCTATTCAGCTTCGGATTGAAAAGTACGTCGGTTCGATCGAGCCTGGCAAACATGCAGACTTGGCGATCTGGTCTGGCCCCCCTCTTTCTAATTTCAGCGTCTGTGAACAAACATGGATCGACGGAATCAAGTACTTTGACCGTCTGGAAGAGCAACAGCGACATCAACAGATGGCCGAGATGAAGAATACGCTGGTGCAGAAGATCCTTGACTCCAGGGCCCCGATGATGGACGAAGGGGAATCGCTAGAAGATGGTTCTCAGTTGTGGCCACGCCACGATGAGTTCTGTCATGCCCACGACGAACACGAGCACGGTCACGAGCATTGA
- a CDS encoding amidohydrolase family protein: MHSPIRLLTLFAFACLVGVSAASDQIPGALPKGPVAIVGATIHPISGPAIKKGVLIFEKGKITAIGEKIEVPKDAHVIKAAGKHVYPGLFEPYSRIGLTEISSVRASNDYRESGSLNPNVKAHVSVDPDGEIIPVTRSNGVLLAMTAPSGGLISGQCAVMQLDGWTYEDMTLLPRAGMIVSMDSEEEKERLESFFDEARRYYQGQQAKSKILHDARLDSMDKVLRGEQPIILHADRANDITRAITFANQQKVRLVIFGGYDAVKCQELMKQYDIPVIISAIHRNPRRRDDPYDAAYSLAKRLQDAGIRFCISGYERSNAWNVRNLPYHAATAVAFGLSNEDAMRAITLSPAEILGVGERVGSLEKGKDATLFICDGDPLEAATQIQTAWIAGKPVDLSNKQTILYEKYQQKYKQPKN, translated from the coding sequence ATGCACTCTCCTATCCGACTGCTGACACTGTTCGCGTTTGCTTGCCTGGTCGGTGTTTCCGCTGCCTCCGATCAAATCCCCGGTGCCCTGCCGAAGGGACCGGTTGCAATTGTGGGAGCGACAATTCATCCCATTTCAGGACCGGCCATTAAGAAGGGGGTCTTAATCTTCGAGAAAGGAAAGATTACGGCAATTGGCGAAAAAATTGAGGTTCCTAAGGATGCTCATGTCATCAAAGCCGCCGGGAAGCATGTCTATCCGGGACTTTTTGAACCCTATTCCCGGATCGGCCTGACGGAAATCTCTTCGGTCAGAGCGAGTAACGACTATCGCGAATCAGGCAGTCTCAATCCTAATGTGAAGGCGCATGTCAGCGTCGACCCAGATGGTGAGATCATTCCGGTGACGAGATCTAACGGAGTTCTCTTGGCCATGACCGCCCCGTCTGGAGGCTTGATTTCCGGTCAATGTGCTGTGATGCAACTCGACGGTTGGACCTATGAGGACATGACCTTGCTGCCTCGTGCCGGGATGATTGTTTCCATGGACAGTGAAGAGGAAAAGGAGCGGTTGGAGTCGTTCTTTGACGAAGCAAGGCGTTACTACCAAGGACAACAGGCGAAGTCTAAGATCCTGCATGATGCCCGTTTAGATTCGATGGATAAGGTCCTGCGAGGAGAGCAGCCTATCATCCTTCATGCCGATCGAGCGAACGACATCACCCGGGCAATCACATTTGCCAACCAGCAGAAAGTGAGGCTTGTAATCTTTGGCGGATACGATGCCGTGAAGTGCCAAGAGTTGATGAAGCAATACGATATTCCGGTCATTATCTCGGCCATTCATCGTAACCCCCGCCGACGAGACGACCCCTACGATGCCGCCTACTCGCTGGCAAAGCGACTTCAAGATGCGGGAATTCGCTTTTGTATCTCAGGATACGAACGATCCAATGCGTGGAACGTCCGAAATCTTCCTTACCATGCGGCAACCGCTGTCGCGTTTGGTCTAAGCAATGAGGACGCAATGCGTGCGATAACGCTCTCGCCTGCAGAGATTCTGGGCGTGGGAGAACGCGTCGGTAGCCTGGAAAAGGGAAAGGACGCAACGCTGTTTATCTGCGATGGTGACCCTCTTGAGGCCGCGACACAGATTCAAACAGCCTGGATCGCTGGTAAGCCCGTCGATCTGAGCAACAAGCAAACAATACTCTACGAGAAGTATCAGCAGAAGTATAAACAGCCGAAGAATTAG